The genomic window GCTCCATGGCGAATGATTCCCCCGTGCTCTTGTTTGACTCCTGGGAAAAAGCCTGTCACATCTTCAAATGTAATAATCGGAATATTAAATGAATCGCAAAAGCGAATAAAACGCGCCGCTTTATCGGACGAGTCGATATCTAGTCCTCCCGCCATAAACTTCGGCTGGTTGCATACAAGTCCGACAACTTCTCCTTTTATGCGGGCAAAGCCGATGACAATATTTTTCGCAAAATCTTTTTGTACTTCCATAAACGATCCTTCGTCAACGACTTGCCACACGACGTTTCGCACATCGTATGGACGCACCGCATCAATAGGAATGGCATCCGCTAAATCGGGACGATAATCGCTTTCCTTTTGTGCAGGTGCAGCAGGCGGCTTTTCTTGACAATTTTGTGGAAGATAGCTTAATAGTCGTCGTACTTGCGCAAGCACCTCTTCTTCTGTCGCTCCTGAAAAGTGAGCATTTCCGCTAATCGTATTGTGAACGCGCGCGCCACCTAAATCTTCCGCGCTAATTTTTTCGCCTGTCACCGTTTCAATCACTTTCGGTCCGGTAATAAACATTTGGCTCGTTTTTTCGACCATAAATACAAAATCAGTAATGGCTGGTGAATAGACAGCCCCTCCTGCACATGGCCCCATAATGACGGAAATTTGTGGAACGACCCCCGAATAAATCGAGTTCCGATAAAAAATATGGCCGTATCCATCAAGTGACAATACACCTTCTTGAATGCGCGCGCCACCAGAATCGTTTAATCCGATGATTGGAGCCCCTGTTTTCGCCGCTAAATCCATAATATTCGCAATTTTTTTCGCATGCATTTCCCCAAGTGCTCCACCGAATACAGTAAAGTCTTGCGAAAAGACAAATACTGTTCGCCCATCGATTTTACCGTATCCTGTGACAACTCCGTCACCTGGTCCTTTTTTTCCCGCTAATCCAAAATCGGTGCAACGATGTTCAATAAACGGATTTAACTCAACGAACGTCCCTTCATCTAATAAAAGATCGATGCGCTCTCTTGCTGTTAATTTTCCCTTTTCATGTTGTTTTGCAATTTTATCGTCGCCACCGCCTAACTCAATTTCTCGGCGACGGTCATACAGCTCGTTGATTTTATCGTACATGTCCATTATTGCCCACCGACCTTTTCACAAAGCTCATATAACACGCCGCGGGCTGACTTCGGATGCATAAAAGCGATGTGTGCACCGCCTGCACCGCGCTTCGGTTGCTCGTGAATCATACGAATGCCGTTATTTTTTAACTCTTCGATGCGCTGTTCGATATGATCAACCCCAAGCGCGACATGATGAATGCCTTCGCCTCGCTTTTCAATAAAAGAAGCAATCGGGCTATGTTCAGAGAGCGGCTCAAGCAGTTCAAGCTTGACATCGCCAACTTTTAAAAACGCTACACGAACTTGTTCTGATTCGACCGTTTCAATGCCAACGCACGATAAGCCGAGCGTATCCGTATAAAACGGAAGCGCCTCGTCTAACGATTTGACTGCAATGCCAATATGATCGACTTTTTTTACTTCCATAAACCCCCAACCCCTTTGTTGTTCTCGGTTGCAAACCATTTATGTATTTCGACATCTTTTTTCTTTTTTCCTTCTTTTTTTGCATTTTTCCTGCTTGTTTGCCGAACAGCATGTTTGTACAATAGGAAGCAAGAGGTGAAGAACATGCATTCAAAAAAAGTGCAAAAAATTGTTGTTTATTTAATGCTCGGCTCGATGCTTTTAACCTCTTTGCTCGCTGGATTAAGCATGTGGATATAGAACAAGCTGACCATATTCGGTCAGCTTGTTCTTTGTTTATTTCAGCGCCCCATACTTTTTACCGAGCTGTTGGAACGATTCATTTGTTTTTACAATCGCTACTTTCGTTCCTATTGGCACGTTCGGATATAACGCCTCGACATCCCGATTGTGCATTCTTACACATCCTTCTGTTATATAACGTCCAATCGATGACGGTCGATTCGTTCCATGAATCCCATACGTTCGTCCATCTGTCCCGCGCGCATCAAATCCGATCCATCTTGTACCAAGCGGATTGTTCGGGGCGCCGCCTGGAATGTTTTTCTTTCGATAGTACGGATTTACTGCCTTTACCGTAACGGTAAATAATCCTTCTGGCGTGAGCGCATTCGTTTTTCCTGTGGCAACACGATATATACGTTCAATTTTCCCGTGGCGAATAAAAGCAAGTTGGTTCGTTTGTTTGTTAACGATAATCATCGGATCACCAACGCGCGGATTGTCTCCAAGCGGCCAAAGCGGTGAAAGAAAAAGAAAGAAAGCAAAAAGAAGCGGCATCATCTCACCCTTTTTCAATTATTGTGCGTGAAAAAAGGGCGATCATACTGTTACAATTGACTTTTGATAATTAAATATTGTTCCATCTCTTTCACAAAATGCAAAAGAGCCGCACGTTCTTCAAACTCCTCGCGCGTTTTTGGTAACGGCATTTGTTGAAACTGTTTTTTCATCTCCTGAAGTTGTCGAATAAAACGATCCGCTGTATTTCCCGGGTGAATCGCATCGCTTAGTTCATCGATAAAATCAGCAATCATATTGCGTTGCTCGACCGTATATGTCATGGAGCTAATCAGCGGCAACATCCGCTCAATAATTTCAAATTGCCGTTCGCGCATACGAAAATATCGGTAATAATAATCTTCATTGCGCAAAAAATGGTTTTCAATATTTTGCAATGCAAGCGCCTTTGCTTGCTTTAACGTATCGCCCGCTAACGCAATTTCTTTTCCATCCCATAAACTTTCATTCGTCCGTAAATAATGAACAATTTCTTTAAAAATGATGCGAAATAAATCTTCTACAATGCGCTGATATTCTTTTAAATCTTTTTCCACGCTTGGCATGTACATATTGACGAGCAAAGCGATGCCGATGCCGATAATCATCAACATCACCTCATTATATACGAGATGCCACGTCATCGTTTTCGCCATATATACGTGCAAAATGATGACCGCACTTGTCGCAATTCCTTCGGTCACTTTCAACGAAACGGTCGTCGGAATAAAAAATAAGAGCAATAAACCGATCGAAAGCGGATGATAACGAAGCCCTTCAAAAAAGAAAAACGAAAACAACAAGCCAACTAAACCGGCAACAAACCGAGCGCGCGCCGTTTGCAATGACTTTTTTTTCGTCACTTGAATGCAAAGTAATGTAATAATTCCGGCAGAAGCGAAATTTTCAAGATGCAACGATTGGGCAATCGCAATCGCACTCGCTGTTCCGATCGCTGTTTTCGTCGTTCGATAACCAATTTTTAGCATAACTATCACACTCCGCCCCCATTATAACACATTCCAATGTAAAAGGTGCCCGTAACGGACACCCTTTATCTTTCCTCATATAAACGAATTAATTGCTCGGCAGCCATCGTGACAGGCTGTTTTCCTGCCATCACATCTTCTTCAATAGCCGGCAACTGTTGTTGTACAATTGGATGATGAAAAAAGCGGTTGTGTAAGTAATCTTTAATCATCGCATGCAGCCAATCTTTCATCTGTTCTCTTCTTCTTTCCTCAAACACACCCGATTGTTTTGTCGTTTGCACAAATTTTTCGATCACTTCCCAAATTTGTTCGATGCCCTCTCCGTAAAGAGAAGAACATGTATAGGCTTTCGTTTCCCAGCCTTTCGTTGCATGACGCAAGTAGTGTAAAATTTGATTATATTCTTCTTTCGCTACTTCTGCTTTCTTTTTATTGTCGCCATCTGCCTTATTAATGACGATCGCATCGACGAGTTCCATCATTCCTTTTTTCATTCCTTGCAATTCATCACCAGCGCCCGTTAAAGCGAGCAATAAGAAAAAATCAACCATACCGCGCACCGCCACTTCGCTTTGACCAACACCAACCGTTTCCACAAGAATTATATCATATCCAGCTGCTTCACAAAGCAACATCGTCTCGCGTGTTTTGCGATGCACGCCACCGAGCGTCCCGCCTGATGGGGAGGGGCGAATAAACGCACGCGGATGGCGCGCTAAATGTTCCATGCGCGTTTTATCGCCAAGAATGCTTCCTCCTGTAATTGAACTGCTCGGATCGACAGCTAATACGGCGACACGATGACCTTTCTCACATAAAAATTGTCCAAACGCTTCAATAAACGTACTTTTTCCCGCTCCTGGTACACCGGTAATGCCAATGCGAATAGAGCGCCCGACATATGGAAGAAGTTCATGCAAAATGCGCTGAGCTTTTTCGGTATGTTTTGCTGCATTGCTTTCAATAAGCGTGATTGCTTGCGCTAAAATGGTGCGATCATGATTTAATACACCTGCGACATATTCCTCAACGGAACGTTCTTTCCGTTTTATTGATCGGTTTTCTTTCGCTAAATGGGCACGATCGTTTCCTTTCACATACGACGTTGCAAACATCTTTCCGTCATCAGCCCATTCAGGCCGAGATGTCCGTTCTTCGCTCATTCACTCACTTCCTCGTAACCGAGTCGTCGATAAATCTCATGCAATACTTTTTGTGCTGCTACTGGGATGATTGTACCTGGTCCAAAAATTGCAGCTGCACCATGTTCATATAAAAATTCGTAGTCTTGCGGTGGAATGACTCCACCAACGACAACGATAATATCTTCACGCCCTAATTTCCGCAACTCTTCAACAAGTTGTGGCAACAACGTTTTATGCCCCGCAGCAAGCGAGCTCATGCCAACGACATGTACATCGTTTTCAACCGCTTGCCGAGCCGTTTCTTCTGGTGTTTGAAAGAGCGGACCGATATCGACATCAAACCCTAAATCAGCAAATGCCGTCGCAATCACTTTTGCTCCGCGGTCATGTCCATCTTGTCCCATTTTTGCAATTAAAATGCGTGGCCGTCTTCCTTCTAGCTCGTAAAATTCATCCGTCATTTTTTTGACGCGGGCAATTTCTTCTTCGTTTGTAAACTCTGAACTATATACGCCGCTAACGGAACGAATGACCGCTTTATGCCTGCCTGCTACTTTTTCAATCGCATCAGATATTTCTCCTAACGTCGCCCGAGCGCGCGCTGCCTCTACCGCTAATTCAAGCAAGTTTCCTTCACCAGTTTCTGCTGCTTTCGTAATTGCTTGCAACGTTTGTTGAACGCGTTCTTCATCACGAGAAGCGCGCAACTGTTTTAATTTTTCAATTTGCCGCTCTCTAACGGCCGTATTATCGACTTCTAAAATATCGATCGGTTGTTCTTTTTCTGGACGATATTTATTCACGCCGATAATCGTCTCCGCACCGGAGTCAATTTTTGCTTGCCTTCTTGCCGCAGCTTCTTCGATGCGCATTTTTGGCAAACCTGTTTCAATCGCTTTCGCCATTCCACCAAGATTTTCGATTTCTTCAATATGAGCCCATGCACGCTTCATTAATTCGTTCGTTAACGTTTCCACATAATACGAACCTGCCCATGGGTCAATGACTTGGCAAATGCCTGTTTCTTCTTGTAAATAAAGCTGCGTATTGCGTGCGATGCGAGCGGAAAAGTCCGTCGGTAATGCAATGGCCTCATCAAGCGCATTGGTATGAAGCGACTGCGTATGTCCCATCGCTGCGGCGTGCGCTTCTAAACATGTGCGCACGACATTATTAAACGGATCTTGTTCAGTTAAGCTCCATCCCGATGTTTGCGAATGCGTCCGAAGGGCGAGCGATTTTGGGTTTTTCGGATGAAACGTCTTCATCATTTTCGCCCAAATGATTCGCGCTGCCCGCATTTTTGCTACTTCCATAAAATAGTTCATCCCAATCGCCCAGAAAAACGATAGACGCGGAGCAAATGAATCAATGTCAATGCCTGCTTTTAGTCCTGTGCGCACATACTCTAATCCATCCGCAAGCGTATAAGCGAGTTCAATATCTGCAGGTGCTCCTGCTTCTTGCATATGGTAACCTGAAATGCTTATGCTGTTGAATTTCGGCATATGTTTTGACGTGTACGCAAAAATGTCTGCGATAATACGCATGGACATTTCTGGTGGATAAATGTACGTATTCCGCACCATATATTCCTTTAAAATGTCATTTTGAATCGTTCCAGAGAGCTGTTCTTGTTTTACTCCTTGTTCTTCAGCCGTCACAATGTAAAACGCCATAATTGGCAATACGGCACCGTTCATCGTCATCGATACGGACATTTGGTCAAGCGGGATGCCGTCAAATAACGTTTTCATATCTAACACAGAATCAATGGCTACCCCTGCCTTGCCAACATCTCCGATAACGCGCGGATGGTCGGAGTCATATCCCCGATGTGTTGCAAGATCAAAAGCGACAGACAGCCCTTTTTGACCCATCGCTAAGTTGCGACGATAAAATGCATTGCTTTCTTCCGCTGTCGAAAAGCCAGCGTATTGCCGAATCGTCCACGGGCGATTGACGTACATCGATGGATATGGCCCACGAACGTATGGTGGAATGCCCGGCATATAGTCAAGAAAATCGAGGTGTGCTATATCTTCTTTCGTATATAGCGGTTTGATCGCAATATGTTCATTTGTTTGGAATACGAGCTCATCGAATGTTGCTCTTACTTTTTGTTCGATCGCTTTTTTCCACGTTTGTTCATCAACTGGCTGTCCATATTGTAACGGTCGATTAGCAAAATTAATTTTCCCCATCCACGTTCACCCCCATATCTTTCATAAATGCGAAAATCGTATCGTAGCAGTTCGAACCGATATGAATGAATCCATTGACGCCCGCTTCCATAAACGTTGCTTCAATATGTGATGGAAGCTTTCCTGCGACATATATGCGAACATCGCTTTTTTCTGTTTTTACTTGACGCACAATATGCGGAACGGCATCTACATAATCATCATCTGTTCCGCAAATGATATAATGCGTTCCGTTTGTTTCAAGTATGCCGTTAACGGCTTCCTCTATCGTCATATAACCGTCATTTTTTACGACCGTAAATCCTCCTGCTTCAAAAAAGCCTGTCATAAAATCGGCGCGCGTTTTATGTTTTGGAATGGAACCGAGATTCACAAGATGCACAGTTGGACGCTGACCGCTTGTTTCTGCATGGCGTTCCGATGCTTTGCGAAGCTGTTCAAACGGCTCAGATAAGCGCCATTGTCGGATCGGTGCCACGATCGTCATGCTTTCCTTTTCATGTATAACATGTTGAGCGATCGCTCGACGTTTAACAAGCGAAAGCGCCTCTTCCATTGTTTTTACATCGATATACGTATGATTGCTTCCGTAAGAGGTATACGTATGTTTCGGTGCTGACGGCTCAGCAATGTTTGCATATACGTTCGTTCCGACGATCTTTTCTTTTCTTGCTTTCACATGTTGTTCACGTTGTTTTGCTATGTTTTCAATTTCCTTTTGCACAAATCCACATTGAAGCGCTTTTGTCATCCCGCCTTGCGCTTCGACCTGTTGAAATAATTTCCAAGCTTCTTCTGCTAGTTGTGCTGTCAACGTTTCTACATAATACGATCCGCCAGCTGGATCGATCACTTTTCCGATATGGGCTTCTTCTAACAAAATAAGTTGTGTGTTTCTCGCGATGCGCTCTGCAAATTCATCTTCTG from Anoxybacillus gonensis includes these protein-coding regions:
- a CDS encoding acyl-CoA carboxylase subunit beta produces the protein MMDMYDKINELYDRRREIELGGGDDKIAKQHEKGKLTARERIDLLLDEGTFVELNPFIEHRCTDFGLAGKKGPGDGVVTGYGKIDGRTVFVFSQDFTVFGGALGEMHAKKIANIMDLAAKTGAPIIGLNDSGGARIQEGVLSLDGYGHIFYRNSIYSGVVPQISVIMGPCAGGAVYSPAITDFVFMVEKTSQMFITGPKVIETVTGEKISAEDLGGARVHNTISGNAHFSGATEEEVLAQVRRLLSYLPQNCQEKPPAAPAQKESDYRPDLADAIPIDAVRPYDVRNVVWQVVDEGSFMEVQKDFAKNIVIGFARIKGEVVGLVCNQPKFMAGGLDIDSSDKAARFIRFCDSFNIPIITFEDVTGFFPGVKQEHGGIIRHGAKILYAYSEATVPKITVILRKAYGGAYVALNSKSIGADVVYAWPNAEIAVMGPQGAANIIFASDIENSPNPEETRAQKIEEYRDKFANPYVAAKYGMVDDVIDPRDTRIKLIQALDMLRHKHEERPKKKHGNIPL
- the mce gene encoding methylmalonyl-CoA epimerase, producing the protein MEVKKVDHIGIAVKSLDEALPFYTDTLGLSCVGIETVESEQVRVAFLKVGDVKLELLEPLSEHSPIASFIEKRGEGIHHVALGVDHIEQRIEELKNNGIRMIHEQPKRGAGGAHIAFMHPKSARGVLYELCEKVGGQ
- a CDS encoding aromatic acid exporter family protein, which codes for MLKIGYRTTKTAIGTASAIAIAQSLHLENFASAGIITLLCIQVTKKKSLQTARARFVAGLVGLLFSFFFFEGLRYHPLSIGLLLLFFIPTTVSLKVTEGIATSAVIILHVYMAKTMTWHLVYNEVMLMIIGIGIALLVNMYMPSVEKDLKEYQRIVEDLFRIIFKEIVHYLRTNESLWDGKEIALAGDTLKQAKALALQNIENHFLRNEDYYYRYFRMRERQFEIIERMLPLISSMTYTVEQRNMIADFIDELSDAIHPGNTADRFIRQLQEMKKQFQQMPLPKTREEFEERAALLHFVKEMEQYLIIKSQL
- the prli42 gene encoding stressosome-associated protein Prli42, with protein sequence MHSKKVQKIVVYLMLGSMLLTSLLAGLSMWI
- the scpA gene encoding methylmalonyl-CoA mutase, with amino-acid sequence MGKINFANRPLQYGQPVDEQTWKKAIEQKVRATFDELVFQTNEHIAIKPLYTKEDIAHLDFLDYMPGIPPYVRGPYPSMYVNRPWTIRQYAGFSTAEESNAFYRRNLAMGQKGLSVAFDLATHRGYDSDHPRVIGDVGKAGVAIDSVLDMKTLFDGIPLDQMSVSMTMNGAVLPIMAFYIVTAEEQGVKQEQLSGTIQNDILKEYMVRNTYIYPPEMSMRIIADIFAYTSKHMPKFNSISISGYHMQEAGAPADIELAYTLADGLEYVRTGLKAGIDIDSFAPRLSFFWAIGMNYFMEVAKMRAARIIWAKMMKTFHPKNPKSLALRTHSQTSGWSLTEQDPFNNVVRTCLEAHAAAMGHTQSLHTNALDEAIALPTDFSARIARNTQLYLQEETGICQVIDPWAGSYYVETLTNELMKRAWAHIEEIENLGGMAKAIETGLPKMRIEEAAARRQAKIDSGAETIIGVNKYRPEKEQPIDILEVDNTAVRERQIEKLKQLRASRDEERVQQTLQAITKAAETGEGNLLELAVEAARARATLGEISDAIEKVAGRHKAVIRSVSGVYSSEFTNEEEIARVKKMTDEFYELEGRRPRILIAKMGQDGHDRGAKVIATAFADLGFDVDIGPLFQTPEETARQAVENDVHVVGMSSLAAGHKTLLPQLVEELRKLGREDIIVVVGGVIPPQDYEFLYEHGAAAIFGPGTIIPVAAQKVLHEIYRRLGYEEVSE
- a CDS encoding L,D-transpeptidase encodes the protein MPLLFAFFLFLSPLWPLGDNPRVGDPMIIVNKQTNQLAFIRHGKIERIYRVATGKTNALTPEGLFTVTVKAVNPYYRKKNIPGGAPNNPLGTRWIGFDARGTDGRTYGIHGTNRPSSIGRYITEGCVRMHNRDVEALYPNVPIGTKVAIVKTNESFQQLGKKYGALK
- the meaB gene encoding methylmalonyl Co-A mutase-associated GTPase MeaB; its protein translation is MSEERTSRPEWADDGKMFATSYVKGNDRAHLAKENRSIKRKERSVEEYVAGVLNHDRTILAQAITLIESNAAKHTEKAQRILHELLPYVGRSIRIGITGVPGAGKSTFIEAFGQFLCEKGHRVAVLAVDPSSSITGGSILGDKTRMEHLARHPRAFIRPSPSGGTLGGVHRKTRETMLLCEAAGYDIILVETVGVGQSEVAVRGMVDFFLLLALTGAGDELQGMKKGMMELVDAIVINKADGDNKKKAEVAKEEYNQILHYLRHATKGWETKAYTCSSLYGEGIEQIWEVIEKFVQTTKQSGVFEERRREQMKDWLHAMIKDYLHNRFFHHPIVQQQLPAIEEDVMAGKQPVTMAAEQLIRLYEER